A genome region from Carya illinoinensis cultivar Pawnee chromosome 2, C.illinoinensisPawnee_v1, whole genome shotgun sequence includes the following:
- the LOC122300219 gene encoding probable aldo-keto reductase 2: MAQRVGRIKLGSQGLEVSAQGLGCMGMSAFYGPPKPEEGMIALIHHAVHTAGVTFLDTSDIYGPYTNESLLGKALKGGVREKVELATKFGISHSNEKREIRGDPAYVRAACEGSLKRLDIDCIDLYYQHRIDTRVPIEVTIGELKKLVEEGKIKYIGLSEASASTIRRAHAVHPITAVQLEWSLWSRDVEEDIIPTCRELGIGIVSYSPLGRGFFSSGPKFVEDLANNDFRKFLPRFQPENLEHNKTIFERVNEMATRKGCTPSQLALAWVHHQGKDVCPIPGTTKIENFKQNIGALSVKLTPEEMAELESFASEDAVKGERYMNDFATWKNSETPPFSS; encoded by the exons ATGGCTCAAAGAGTTGGGAGGATAAAGCTGGGTTCGCAGGGTCTGGAGGTGTCGGCGCAGGGTCTGGGCTGCATGGGCATGTCCGCATTCTATGGCCCCCCAAAGCCCGAAGAAGGCATGATTGCTCTCATCCACCACGCCGTCCACACTGCCGGCGTTACCTTCCTCGACACCTCCGACATCTATGGCCCTTACACAAACGAAAGCCTCCTCGGCAAG GCTCTGAAGGGAGGCGTTAGAGAGAAGGTGGAATTGGCCACAAAGTTTGGTATTAGCCATTCCAATGAGAAGAGGGAGATCCGCGGCGATCCGGCGTATGTAAGAGCCGCCTGTGAGGGCAGCTTGAAGCGCCTCGACATTGATTGCATCGATCTGTACTACCAGCACCGCATCGATACCCGCGTTCCCATTGAAGTCACG ATTGGAGAACTCAAGAAATTAGTAGAAGAGGGTAAAATCAAGTACATAGGTCTATCCGAGGCCTCTGCATCAACCATCAGAAGAGCACATGCTGTTCATCCAATAACAGCTGTGCAGCTAGAGTGGTCTTTGTGGTCTAGAGATGTGGAGGAGGATATAATTCCTACGTGCAG GGAACTGGGCATTGGAATTGTTTCATATAGTCCTTTGGGACGGGGATTCTTTTCCTCAGGGCCCAAGTTCGTTGAAGATTTGGCTAACAATGACTTCCGAAAG TTTTTACCAAGGTTTCAACCTGAAAATCTGGAGCATAACAAAACCATATTTGAGCGTGTTAATGAAATGGCAACAAGGAAGGGATGCACCCCATCACAGCTAGCACTGGCCTGGGTTCATCACCAAGGGAAGGACGTGTGCCCCATACCTGGAACCACAaagattgaaaatttcaagCAGAATATTGGAGCTCTGTCTGTGAAACTAACACCAGAAGAAATGGCAGAACTCGAATCATTTGCTTCGGAGGATGCTGTTAAGGGTGAAAGATATATGAATGACTTTGCAACCTGGAAGAATTCTGAAActccaccattttcttcatga